One Megalopta genalis isolate 19385.01 chromosome 5, iyMegGena1_principal, whole genome shotgun sequence DNA window includes the following coding sequences:
- the LOC143259504 gene encoding uncharacterized protein LOC143259504, giving the protein MECSRTNTESCIEWGSIEGGEIEFESLTEDTLEGALQVIRKSFFPNESICKAVNLISAPCSVRALEELCVEIAKDGVSIVAVNVKTGEVVGVVLNKIKILRDHPKPREPVINPRRPCGQPPFRRHRPVLWRPCQKSWLERFKDNCVHHRARGYVDFLISIHSKINLFKHYNIDCIMELMFLATLPEMQQRKIGEGLVSVSVEVANALNNGQQVKVPISETGINSVIHNFLSIPKLVTAIMTSNYAQIIARRCRLKVLERINYRGFRYNDISFRKRIGKEHRDFTVVAKKIKN; this is encoded by the coding sequence ttccagaactaatactgaatcctgcattgagtggggctccatagaaggtggagaaatcgagttcgagtctctgacggaggatactttagagggagcattacaagtaataaggaaaagctttttccccaatgagagcatctgcaaagccgtaaatctgatatcggcgccttgtagcgtcagagcgctcgaggagctctgtgtggaaattgctaaagacggtgtcagcattgttgcagtcaacgtcaagactggggaagttgttggtgttgttctcaataaaattaagatattgagaGATCATCCGAAGCCGAGAGAACCTGTAATTAACCCGCGACGTCCGTGTGGGCAGCCACCGTTTCGTCGACATCGCCCGGTCCTCTGGCGACCTtgccaaaagagttggcttgaaagattcaaggataattgcgtacatcaccgggccaggggctacgtagattttctgatttctatacacagcaagataaatttattcaaacattataatattgattgtattatggagttgatgttcctggctacgctgccggagatgcagcagcgaaaaattggcgagggcttagtgtccgtgtccgtggaggttgccaatgcgctgaataatggacagcaagtgaaagtaccgatatctgaaactggaattaatagcgtgatccataattttctgagcataccgaagttagtgactgcaatcatgacgtccaattacgcgcagatcatcgcgaggaggtgccgcttaaaggtcttggaaaggattaattacaggggctttcgttataatgacatatcgttccgcaagagaatagggaaggagcatcgtgactttactgttgtagccaagaaaataaagaactaa